A stretch of DNA from Natrinema halophilum:
GACGATGGTCCAGCCGACCGCGTCGCGTGGTTCGGTAACGTCATCGGGAGCAACCGGTTCAAGGAAACCCGCGTCGGCGCCGTCATCGGATCGAATCATTACGGTGACCGGTACATCCAGAAGTGGGGTGCCTACGCCGGCGAAGCTGTCGAAAGAGGTGATGGAAGAGGCGCTGATCTATCGTATGGTCGACTCGGTGACAAAGTCCTCGCTCACATGCGGGAGCACGATACACTCCAGGCGGCGATGCGCTTCGGTCGCGACGGCAACGGCGCCGTCGTCTACGTTCACACCGATACGCTGCCAGAGTGGGTGCCGATCGCCGGCGAGGGGCGCGTCCTCTCCACCTGGAGCGACGGCATGCGGCAGGTGATCGACGTCGCGAACGAGCTGGGGGAGTGGACGACCGCCGAGATCGCCACCCACCCGGACGTCGAGATCGGCGAGCGGCAGGTGCGTGACCACCTGACCACGCTTGCAGAAAAGCACGGCGTCCTCGAGCGGCGAACTGAAGGCTGCGGGTTCGTCTGGCGTGACAGCGGACTCCATCGGATCGGTGAGCACGGTGACGTCGAACTCGAGCCGGTCGAACTCGAGACGTTGACTGGCGAGGAAAGTGCGGAACTGGCACGTAGTAGTATCTATACGTGGGAGTTCCGGACTTCGCGACCGTCTCGGTCAGTGACTGCCCGAGCCACTGGCACAGCAGTCGATCGGTCGGCTAAAGCATCAACAAACGGAGGAGACCCGCCGCCAGATGATGGTGAATGAGTCGAATGACCGGGACAGACCGCCGCCTCCGGAAGCAACCGGTAATCGACAGGAATGGCCAGCAAACCGTAACGAAGCAGCATACAACCAACACAAAAACGATGAAAGGAAACCGAAAACCGACGCGAAACGCCCTAATAACGGGTCAAACCCCAGGGGTTAGCTTTCGATGAGCTCCGACGCGAGCACGGGCGCGAGCGAGCCAGATGCGAGCTCCGCGGAGTACGATCAGATGCTCGAAACGATCGACGTCGCGATCGCCGAGGCACGTCGGAAAGTCGAGTCGGGGCGTGTGTACGACGCCGAAAACGAGAAGGTCCGCATCAAGTGGATTCGAGCGCTGGCTTACGCGGTGAACGTCCGGCGCCAGGTGACCACCGATCGCGACCTCGAGGAGCTGGCCGAAGAGGTCGAACGGATGAAAGAACTCCGAGGTATAGACCGATGACGGCCGTCGCGAGTAGGAGTCTACTGGTTGACGGTCCTGTGATGACCTCCGGAGTCGCGCCCGGAGCGAGCATAGCGAGCATGCTACCTATGGAAACAGAACCAACGACGCTGTCCGAGTTCGCTGACAGTACCGCCGATGGGGATGACGTCGACGTGACGCCTGAGCAGAACGCGACGGACATCCAGAATCTCATCGGACTTGTCGGCACGCTGACTGACAAAGTCGGTCAGCTCGCGGAGGATCTCGAACAGCAGAAAACGGACCAACCACAGCCGGCTGAAGATTCCGAACAGGCTACCGCTGGTGACATGATGAACAGAGAAGCAAATACGACGACGGAGCGGATGTTCCAATGAACATGAGTGACAAAAATAACGCAATTGAAGAGGCCCCTGAGTGGGCGCTCGGACTTATCGAAATGATTGAACAGAACGCAAAACGAATTGACGAAATCGAAGCAAGCAGTGGGAAAAGTGCAGTCTCTGATTCGGGCTACACCCTTCGCCCGGACGAATCCCGACACCGTGGGAAGCAGCTACTGGATAATCGCCAGGCTCGAAAGAAGGTGCCAAGCAGCGGCGAGTCTGAGGGTGCCTTCACTCTCGATCCGCGAAAGACGAAATTGGCGGCAGAGGATACCGACGAACCGGAAGACGAGAATGAGAAGGAGGGTGGCTTCACCCTCGACCCACGGAGGGCCGAGTGATGGATAACCTGTTCAAACTCACGGGACGGAAGCGGTACCACTGGCCTGCGATAGACGTCACTGTCTCTCGAGACGAGGACCCGTTTCTGTTCATCGCCGACGAGGAGCGAAAGGAGCTTCTCCTCGAGCGCGACGCGTTCGAACATGTGCCTGGTGACACGCTTGAGGCCGCCCTCGAAGACGACGTCGACGACGTCACAGCGGCAATCGAGAGCGGAGAGTGGGACGAGATTCTCGACTTCCTACTCTACGCAGAGCAAGAAGCTGAGCCCCGTCCGCCAGTCTGTGAGGCGATCGTCCACCGCAGCGAGACGCTGAAACTCCAGCGGGAGAATGACGACACCTCAATCGACCCGACTGGACTGACGGTCGGGAGGTGACGGACCGTGGCAAACGCACACCAGGTGCCGTCTTCGCGAAAGGTCTGTCGTCAGTGCGGGGCGTACATGCGGTACGTCGGTAGCTCACCCCCAGCGGGGGGCGGCCACCACCGGACGGTGTTCCACTGCCCAGAGTGTAATGAACGGAGGCAGCGAGGATGACGCGACGTTCAAAGCGGGAGATCGAGCGAGCGCTCGAGGAACTATCGAGCGGCAGGGCCGCCGCTGCCGAGTCGGCCGACTTCGAGATCTCTGAGGCAGTGCGACATGACGCTCTCGCGTTCATCCGCTACTGCCACCATGTCGCGGCAGAAACCCAGGTCCATATTCAGCCAGCTGACCTTCCTGGGAACCTGATCAAAACGGCGCTGGGAACGGTTGAGCAGGGAGGGTTGACCGTCGATCGTATCGAAGCCGCAGCTGAACACGTCGGGTTCGAGCCAAGGAATCGCTCCACCTACGGGCGGGGGGAACAGGCATGACGCTCGTCGATGGAATTGCGAATAGCGAGGAGTTCCGTGAGACGCTCGGAGCTATCGGGACCGTATTCAAGGGGGACGGTGGCGGCCTCTTTGCGGTCGTTCCAAGTGGGTTGTTCGACGACGGACAGCTCCCAGATGTCAATTTCGACGATGTAACTGTGGAGGGTTCCAATGGCTCAAAGGTCGCAGTCCCTCACTACCGCCCGAGATGCCTCCGTGGCGGTGTTCACATTCTCGCTCGAGAACACATCGCGGCAGCATGGTACGACATGAGTCCGGAGGCGCTCGAGTGGGAGTACACCCACCGAATCCAGACTAATCAGCCGATTCCGCCGTTGCTCGCCGATTCAGTTGACGATGGCAAAGAGGGTGAGAAAGCGTGAGTGAGTTCTCTACTACAGCCACCGTTGAACTCGAACTGGACGATCGCTCCGTTCGGAACGTTGAGCAGCAGATTAAGTCGGCGGTAGGCACGACAGAGGTAGGTTTCACTGACGGTGGGTCGATGTCCGCCCAGGTCGCAACCGACGGGGGAGGTGGCGGGCGTGGGCGCCGCCGGCGACGTCGCGAGTATCGTTGGGCCCGCGAGCGCACCGATTACCTCGAGGAGACGGTCACGTATCTCGAGTCGATCGAGGATGGAATTGGTGGAGGCGAAGGTGGAGGGATTCTCGGCGATCTGCTCGGCGGTGGTATGGTCGGCGGTCTGCTCGGTGGGACCGCTGGAGGAGGTGGCCTTGGAACCGGGCTGGCAGCGCTTGGGATCGGTGCCGGTGCCGGGATCGGAGCTGTCGGCATCGGGAAAGGTCTTGGAGAAGCGCTCGGGGGAACAGGAGACTTCGCAGAGGGCGTCGGCGAAGGGCTTGGCGGGACTCTTGAAGGGACGGGGGACTTTGCACAGGGCGTCGGAGAAGGACTGGGTGACGTCCTCAGCGGGCTTGGCGATCTCGGCCCCGACTCAGTCGAAGTAAACCCCGAAGTCGACTTCTCCCCGACTCTAAAACCGGAGTTCAACCCTCGGTTCGATGTGTCTCCGGAAATATCTCCTGAAATAAATATCGGGGCAGAACACGAGGTTAGTGGAACGGTCCCGGTTGAAGAGCCAACAGAACCCTATCCAGTCGAAGATGTCGAGCCCCTCGAGGTGGAGGATATCGACCCGATCGAGATTACTGTGTCAGTAAATGGTCCGGCACCGGCCGGTGTTACTGAGGGTTCGTCGGTATCTACAACCGGCAATTCCTTCTCAGAAACTGCTGATGATGAGTTTGGGGATCCGTTCGGTCGTGCAAGTCAACTCGGGTCCGCTGTCCCTGCAGCTGGACACGGAGCAGGCTTCGCTATCGGTGCAATTGAGTCAACCACCAGTTACGATTCAGCCGCTGAAATGGAAGCCGATAGGCTGGATCCGAACCACTACAAAACAACACCGACTGATACTGGTTCTATCCCTCTCTCAGAAACTGGAATCGACCCGTCTACGTTTGACACGGATACTGCTTCTGGAACGTCCGCGTCGACTGTGTCCGTCACTACCGACCCCCAAATAACATTGGAGAATAGTTTCGAGACCGAAATTGTTGTTGACGAACTACGACAATTCCGTCAGAAGACATTGACTGAAATTGAGAAGATGGTGAACGACGCATTCGATGAACTAGAAGACGAACTCGAGAATGTGAAGGACGACGTCGATAGCCTTGAGCGAGCCTTCAACGGCCGGTGATATTTATACCAATGGTAATCAATCTGCTCTTATGAAAAAGGGTGCTGGCGATAGGCGAAATGTGTCAGAAAACACGGTCGGGTACTTTCTATTAATCACGGTAGTTGGGGTTATGCTATTTGGGGTGGCAAGTTTCGTAATGGAATCCTTGGGAGATCTCTGGATTCTGCTCTTTGGAGCAGGGGTTCTCGTAGTGATGTTTCATGGTGCAACAAAGATGAGGGCAACCAATAACAAACAGGACGGCCCAGACAATCCAATTGACGAGCCGAAGAGTCTCGAGGACAGTGAATAGGTACCGACCGAACGCTTAACCACCTACCACCCATACACACGCCCAATGAGCACAGACACCGGTTCGAACGACTCTCCGCACGGGGTAACGCGGATCACGCTCACCAAAGAGGACGAATGGTGGGTGGCGAAAGACGAAGAGACCGGCGTCGCGAGCCAGGGCAAGACGCGGACCGAGGCGCTCGACATGCTCGACGAGGCGGTCGCGCTCTATAACGGCGAAATCGGCGAGCCGATAGAGACGTGGGAAGAGGAGAAAGAGGTGCTGGAGGAGATCGGACTCGACCCCGAAGAAGTGAAGGCGAATCGAGAAGCCGCTGACGGGCTTCCAGAGTTCATGCAGTAACCGCGACAGATGCCGACAACCGATTTTTCCGGACTCGATGTCGTGAAAGCCCTCACCAAAAACCGGTTCCGTGTCGTCGATCGCGAAGGGAGTCACGTAAAACTCCGGTACGTACACCCGACCAACTCCGACGATGTCCGAGTGGTCTCGGTGCCGATGCACGACCGGATCAAACAGGGCACGTTGCGGAATATCGCCGAACAATCCGGTGCGAATGACTTTCACGCCTGGTGTGAGTGGGTCGATCGAAATCGGTAACACGCCGACCGGAGTCGAAAACTTCCGTCGGCAGTGAAAAAGGGCGAAGGGGAGTCGGCCGATGGCTGTACTATTCCTCGGTCTCGTCCTGTTCGTCGACGGCGATCGGCTCCAGGACGTTTTCAACGTACCAGTCGAACTCACTGAGAGTGATTGACAGGCGTTCAACGTCTCCTGTTCGAAGGGCCTTCCCCTCCCTGAGGCGGTCTGCGATTTCGTAGCAGTCCTCGCAGACCGCGTCGCTTAGCTCGAGCGTTTCTCGGGGGACAGATCGGCGTGCAGCCGCTTCCCAGTCCGGGCTTTCTTCAGTCATCTTTCCCCCTGGCATCAGGTCTGCGTTTCGCGATCGAGACAGCAGCACTTCGGTCGCGGTCGACAACGTCGACGGGACACGACTCGGTCGTGCACTCGAGCCCGGCGCTATCCACATCCCCCAGTTGATCGCACACGTGGCACTGCTGTGTGGTGTACTTCGGGTTGATGTATTCCACATCGTAGTCTTCGGCGACCGCTGCATCCGCGAATGCATGCTGTAACACCGGAAGTAGCCACGACCCCAGGTCAGTTTCACCCCGCCGGCACTCTGACAGCGGTCGGAGGGGGTAGGTGATTTCCTCGAGGACGACGGTCCCGGCGTCGGTGGCCTCGAGGTAAGCGAGCAGCTGCTCCGTAGCATCGGCAACACGGACGGCGAGGCGATCTCGATACGCCACGAACGCGTGAACTTCGGCGGCTGTTGTATCGCCGGGAAGTGCCTGCAGCCGGCGGGTCGTCGCACCAAGCTCATCGTAGAGGGCACGTACTATCCCCCCGTCGGCGATGTAGGCGTTCCTAACAGTCGGGTCGGCGGTGATCGGCGATGCAGCGAACAGCTGACGAACGCCGAGGTCAACCCCGACGCGTCGATCGGCGCCGGTCGCGGTTCCCACCGGTCGGACAGAGACCGGCGTAGAGGAGTCGGTACTCATCGGCTCACCCACTCCTCTCGGTCGGCTGGACCGTAGGCCACGAGCTCGTTGAGGAAGCTCTCGAGTTCGCTCAGTGTCCGGAAGGTCTCAAGGTTCAGCGTCTCGACAAAGGCACCCTCGGGGCTGTAGATCGACCACACTCGGGGGCCGCTCTCGTGATGGTGGCTTTCGAGATGGAAGCCGTGGTGGTCGAGAATTACTCCAGGTGGGAATGCTCCCTCGAGCATCTCCCGGTAGAAATCGAGCCCGCCACGGTACAGGTCGGGACGTGGGGCGATCACGATGTCCGGGTCTTCGGTCATCGCGAACGCCCACCTCCAGTAGTATCCGCGGTGTCCACAGCTGGGCGACCCGTGGCCCCGTCGTCGCCGGCGGTGGTGTCAGCGTTTCGCTCGGTGGCGTGTTGCTCGTGGCGGTACCGGAGCGTCATCTCCTCGATCGTCTTCTTACAGCTGAGGAATTCGCGGACGTCGTCGTCGAACAGTGCGTTCAGGTCGACGTCTCCCATCGCAAGCGTGACGTCGCACAGCCTGTCAGCGGCTCGCTCGAGGGTCTCGGAATCACTCATCAGATTCCCCCCGTTCCCACCGGCGGAAGTTCGTGGTGGCCTATCCTCGTCCGTCTCGTGAGTCTCGTCGGCCGCAACCCGGCCCTCAGTTTCCGGGGCCGTGACGGCCTTGGCACGTTCGATCTCCTCGAACTCGGCCTGAATCCGCTCCTCAGGCCACTCCTCAACGCGGTCAGTACGCCGGCCGCGATCGCGAGGTCGGACTCGAGGACCACCGAGTGGGCTTCGCCACGCCGTCATTGGTCCCCTCCCTCTTCGCTTTCGTCACCATCGGCCTCTCCGGGCTGCAACTCTCGAGCTCGGTCGACTACTTCCGCCTCGAGGTATTTCATCGCCCGCTTGTGCTTCGAGACCGCGTCGACGAGGGTGTGGCCCTTCGCCTTGATGGTGTGGACGTCCTGGTCTCGCGTGCCGGTTCCACGCGTCAGTTTCGACGTGATCGAGACACCGGTATCGGTCCGCTCAACGAGCTGGTCCGCGTCGACGTCGTCGGTCATCGGTCGCTCACCTCGGCAAACCGGCATCCGTCACGGTGGGTGACGAGGTCGCGGTCGATGTCCTCGTGAACCTCGCGGCTGCAGTCTCGGCACTGGTAGTATCGCGCACCGGTCGGTTCGCCGTACTTGTCGTATTCGACGTGAGGGCCGTCCCACGGATCGACGTCGTCGCTCTCGAGGATCTCGGCATCGTCGCCGGCGATCGCCCCGGTCACGCCACCGTCGGACGTCGCGACGCGCGGGCCGTTGGCGTGTTCGCCCAGGCGGGGGTCGACGTCCAACTCGGCGAGGGTCCTCGCGTCGACCGTCTCGTGTCCCATCGCGATCCGCGCACGGCGGACGTGTTTGCACCCACCGTCGGGGTGGCGGTACTCCGAGTCGGGGCACTCACACACGCCCTCGCGGACGTCCACGAGGTACTCCTTGCCGCTCTGTGAGGTGACAAGGGTCAGGTCATCGGCGCCGCGAGCCCGGCCGATCTCGGGCGTGACAGTCAGATACTCCTCGAGAGCGCGGACGTCGCGCTCGTCGAGCGTGTCGATACATTCTTCCGCTGCTTTGTCGTAGTTCGTCATGGCTTTCTGGTCTAACGAAAGCCGACGTCGGGTGCTGATGACACCCGGCGCAATCCTTCAGAAGATCACGCCCGAGGACGTCTGCTTTCTATCCTATGCAACTACCTGCAAAGGCTTAAAGGTTGTCCTTTGCAAGGTTCTGCAAAGGACTTATTACAGATAGCCACCAAATCACTAATGCAGATGGATGCAAAGGTCCAAATAATGGCCGATCGCGACGATGACTCGGGGCGGTACACGGAAACCTTCCCGCTCGAAGAATTCACAGAAGCGCTCAAGAACCTTGGAGGTTCAGCCGGGACTCAAGAGGTTGCCGACGAAGTTGGATGTAAGTATCGTACAGCGAACGCAAAGCTCCACGAGCTCAAGGAACGTGGAGAGGTGACCGCTCGTAAGGTCGGAAACGCCTATCTCTGGATGATTGATGGTGGGGGATGATCGCCGTGGCTCTTTCAACTAACCGCAAGCATAATGTCCTCCGTTGCCCGGAGTGCGACGAGGATCTCGAGGGCAACCTCGGTCGGGTGCCGGCGGCCGTCGACGGCGACGCCGTCCGAGTGGCGATCGACTGCCCGGGGTGTGCGACGTCGCTCGAGTTCTCCGGCGTCCAGGTGGGGATATCAATCGAAGCTGTCGGTGGAGGGTGACATCATGCCTGAATGCGCGGGCTGTGGTGCCCACGTCACGTCTGACTACCATCGCGTCTTCTCGGCCCGCGACGGTGAACTGAAGGCGTGCATCAACTGCTCGAGCAATCGCGTGGCCCGCGACGCCGGTCGAAGCGAAGCGGGTTCAATGTGAAAATGGGCCGTCAAGTCTCATGCAAACCGAAGGACGGGAGCGAGGTGGATGAAACTTCACGCGCGCGAGGCTATTCTCAGCTTTCGGACTCGAGTTTCAACTGCATGATCTTTGCATACTCCTCGTTATTCAGGTCACCCCGTCGAAAAAGTAGATCGAGCATACGACGGGGGAGGGTCGCGAGTTCCTCGTCGGTCATATCGCCTGTGGAGTCGCCGAGAGACACCACCAGCTCGTTTGTCACTTCTTCCGGGACGCGGTCATCGCCCCGAAATTCAATCGCGGTACTCACTCCCTTTTCTACCTGGTTATTGAACGATTTGGTCACTCGAGCCAAGTGTTCTTCAGACGAATACTCCTTGTCTGGCGAGGACAGGAATTCTCTGACGTCGGTCTCATTGGTGAACATCGGCCGTTTCTGTGCCCACAGATACAACATCGCTGCAAGTGGCCAGGCCGGGGGCGCCTCTTCACCATCCGAATCCTCGTCCCTTTTAAATATCTCTTCCAGTTCGTTCTCATCCAAGTATTCAACGAGAACTTTGAGGTCGAGTAAACCGTTCCGTGCACGCTCCCGAATCGCGTTACGTCGCTTGGTTCTGGCCGGTGGACTATATATGCTGTTGCGTCTAACCTCGCCCATTTCGAGGTATTCCCGATCACTGTCAGTCAGTATTCCGCGTGGTCGATTAACCATATTGGGCAACAATAGACACCAATGGCACCAAAGCAGTTAAACCTATGGGCCTCCATTGTCAAAACAGAATGTCAGCTGAAGCCGATCGATCCCACACGACACTGTGGGTAAGCAAAACGACAGCCTCTCGGCTGGAGGATCTAAAGCCCTTTGAGAGTCTCACGTGGGACGAGTGGTTGGCAGAGTTGGCCGATCAATACGAAAACACGGCGTAGACACTCATGAACAGTGGATCCAACAGGGAGATGACCCGACCGCGCCCACGGCCGGCGAGCCCTGCAAAGACTACTGACGAGTACCGCAACGACAACCCCGATAGTCCCGACGACGGTGTTGTCTATCTGTCCTTTCGGGCGGATGGGTCTTATTTCTGTCGTCGGGGCACCGCGAGCCCACGACATGATCACTGAGAACAATCAATCAGACAGAACAGCGGCTGAACTAACCGACCCGGATACGGATGCGAGCGCCGGATATGCTGAAGAATACCTCCACCAAGGCGTTGAGTCGGCCAGTGACTCAATGGAACCGGATGAGGAGTTCGACCGATTACTTGAGTTTGCCGACCGACTCGCCGCCGCGACTCGCGAGGATCGACCGATGCAGTACCGCGAGAAACACGCACGGAGGGTGACGAGCTGATATGAGTTTAGCCACAGATACGAATCCTGACGAGTACGTTCGGAAGAATCGAGAGACGTTGGTGAAGATCATCAAGCACGGCAACGACGATTTCGTCCGATCGCTGGCACTCGCTGCGATAGTTGAATTTGGCGGAGAGCCCGACCTGGAGAAGGTCCGCCGCGAGATCGACCGGGTTATCGAGATGGAGGGTGCGGCATGATCACCGCCTCAGCTGTCAGCGTCGACCGCGTCGACGAACTGCCGTGCAGTTTCAATGACGTCCGGATCACCACCGAGCGCTTCGACGAGCGGCTCGAGGTCCTCCAGGCTGGCGAGGAGTTCGGGATGTTCCTTCGCGAGTCCGAGGAGTTGTCGCCGTTGCTCGTCCTGCTCCCGTTCGATCTCGTCGACGGCACCATGCTCGAGGGCTTGGTGGCAC
This window harbors:
- a CDS encoding type II toxin-antitoxin system HicB family antitoxin; its protein translation is MSTDTGSNDSPHGVTRITLTKEDEWWVAKDEETGVASQGKTRTEALDMLDEAVALYNGEIGEPIETWEEEKEVLEEIGLDPEEVKANREAADGLPEFMQ
- a CDS encoding type II toxin-antitoxin system HicA family toxin, with the protein product MPTTDFSGLDVVKALTKNRFRVVDREGSHVKLRYVHPTNSDDVRVVSVPMHDRIKQGTLRNIAEQSGANDFHAWCEWVDRNR
- a CDS encoding DUF7563 family protein — encoded protein: MPECAGCGAHVTSDYHRVFSARDGELKACINCSSNRVARDAGRSEAGSM
- a CDS encoding zinc ribbon domain-containing protein — its product is MSTDSSTPVSVRPVGTATGADRRVGVDLGVRQLFAASPITADPTVRNAYIADGGIVRALYDELGATTRRLQALPGDTTAAEVHAFVAYRDRLAVRVADATEQLLAYLEATDAGTVVLEEITYPLRPLSECRRGETDLGSWLLPVLQHAFADAAVAEDYDVEYINPKYTTQQCHVCDQLGDVDSAGLECTTESCPVDVVDRDRSAAVSIAKRRPDARGKDD
- a CDS encoding DUF7389 domain-containing protein, producing MTDDVDADQLVERTDTGVSITSKLTRGTGTRDQDVHTIKAKGHTLVDAVSKHKRAMKYLEAEVVDRARELQPGEADGDESEEGGDQ
- a CDS encoding ArsR family transcriptional regulator, which gives rise to MQMDAKVQIMADRDDDSGRYTETFPLEEFTEALKNLGGSAGTQEVADEVGCKYRTANAKLHELKERGEVTARKVGNAYLWMIDGGG